The nucleotide window ATGTTATGTGTCCGACCATTCTGGCTAGTGCTAATCCGTTTTTTGGTGGTTCTTGGTTGTAGTAGTTTCCTCCGTTCCAGTTGGGGTCTGACATGATTGCTCTTCGTCCGACTTCGTTGAATGCTATTTGTTGGGGACTTGATTTTGCTGTTGTTGCTATTGGTATGCAATATTTTACTTTGTCTGGGTAGGTTACTGTCCATTGTAGTGCTTGCATTCCTCCGAGTGATCCGCCTGTTACTGCTAGTAGTTTTTTTATTCCTAGGTGTTCTGTGAGTTTTTTCTGGACTTTTACCATGTCTTTGATTGTGACTACTGGGAAGTCTGTTCCGTATGGTTTTCCGGTTTTGGGGTTTGTTGATGGTGGTCCTGTTGTTCCTTTGCATCCTCCGAGTACGTTTGAGCAGATTATGTAGTATTTTTCTGTGTCGAAGGCTTTTCCTGGACCTATCATGTTGTCCCACCAACCTGGTTTGGTGTCGCCGGGGTGGTATCCGGCGGCGTGTGCGTCTCCTGTTAGTGGGTGGCAGATTAGTATGGTGTTTGTTTTTTCTTCGTTTAGTGTTCCGTATGTTTCGTATGATATGTCTATGGGTCCGAATTTTTTGCCGCTTTCTAGTTTTATTTTTTTATTGATTCTGTGGTTTTTTTCTTCGACGATTCCTACTGACCCTTCTTTCATTTTATGCCTCTTTAAGTGCGTTTGATATGTCTTCGATTATGTCGTTTTGGTTTTCTATTCCTATGGATAGTCTGATGAAGTCTTCTGTTACTCCTCCTGCTTTTCTTTGTTCTGGTGTTAGTTGTGAGTGTGTTGTGCTCCAGGGGTGTATTGCTAGTGATTTTGCGTCTCCGACGTTTGCTAGGTGTGAGAATAGTTCTAGTGATTCTATGAATTTTTTACCTGATTCGGCTCCGCCTTTTATTCCGAAACCTATCATTCCTCCGTAACCGTTTTGGAGGTATTTTTTTGCTTGTTTGTGTGTTGGGTGGTTTTTGAGGCCTGGGTATGCTACCCACTCGACTTTTGGGTGGTCTTGTAGGTATTCGGCTGTTGCTTGTGCGTTTTCTGAGTGTCTTTCCATTCTTAGGTGTAGTGTTTCGAGTCCTTGTAGGAGTAGGAATGCGTTGAATGGGCTTATGCAGGATCCGAAGTCTCTTAGGTATCGGCCTTTTAGTTTTGTTATGTATGCTTTTTCTTTGTATTCGTTCCAGAAGTTGAGTCCTCCTCGGTATCCTGGGTCGGTGTCTGTTATTGCTGGGTAGTTTCCTTCTGGCCAGTTGAAGTTTCCGGAGTCTATTACTATTCCTCCTAGTACTGTTCCGTGTCCTCCTATCCATTTGGTTGCTGAGTGTGTTACTATGTGGCTTCCCCAGTCTATTGGTTTGCATAGGTATGGTGTTGCGAATGTGTTGTCTATTATTAGTGGTATGTTGTTTTCTTCGGCTATTTTTGCTGTTTTTTCTATGTCTAGTACGTTTAGTTTGGGGTTTCCGATTGTTTCTGCGAATATTGCTTTTGTGTCTTTGTCGATTTTTTGTTGTATTTTTTGTGGTTCTGGCTCTGTCCATTCGACGTTTATGTTGAATTTTTTGGGGAGTGTTATGTCGAATAGTGTTACGGTTCCTCCGTAGAGTGTGTTTGTTGCTAGTATTTTGTCTCCTGTTTCTAGGAATGTTAGTAGTGATAGTGTGTTTGCGGCCATTCCTGATGCGGTTGATGCTGCTAGTAATCCGTTTTCTAGTTCGGTCATTCTTTGTTCGAATGCTTCGTAGGTTGGGTTTGTGAAGCGGCTGTAGATTTGGCCTGGGAATTCTGGTGGTTTCATTGCGAAGAGGTCGGCTGCTTGTTCTGAGTTTTCGAAGTTGTATGCTACTGTGGGGTGGATTGGTATTGAGGAGGATCTTCCTGGTTGGCTTGCTTCTTTACCTGAGTGGATTGCTTTTGTTTCTATTTGGTATTTTTTTTGTTTTTTGGGCATTTTTTGGTTCTCCTTGTTTAATTTGTGTTTTTTGGGTAGAAAAAAATAAGATTACTCTAACTTATATCTTGTCCATTGCTTTATTACTCTTGATAATTTGTTTTGTTTTAGGCAGAGATCAACGAACCAACTTATCCATACTGCCCGACCGATAGCCAGCCATATCCAAAGTTACGTAATCGAAACCAATCTCCTTCAAACGATCATCGATTTCATCCATAACCTCAACATCAAGTCCACGGTTCTCTCTAGAAACCTCAACCCTAGCTATACCATTATGGTCCCGTACCCTCACTTGTTCAAAACCTATTTCCTTTAAAAAAACCTCCGCCTCCTCAATACGCTCAAGCCGTTCAACATCAATCTCTTCACCATAAGGGATACGAGTGGCAAGACACGACATCGATGGCCTATCACTGTTAGGTAAACCCAGTTCACTCGCAAGAATACGGACCTGATCCTTATTAAGACCCTGGTCAGCAAGCGGGGTGAAAACACCAAACTCCTCAAGGGCTTCTGCACCAGGCCGTTCCTTATCGAAATCAGTTGCAGTAGTTCCATCGGCAACAGATTCAAAACCCAAGTCAGATGCAACCTCAAACAAAACATCCATCATCTCTTTTTTACATAGATAACATCTGTTTACAGGGTTATCACGGAACTCAGGTAGTTCAAGCAGATCTAAATCAATGACTTTATGTTTAATCCCAATCTCTTCAGCTACTTCAACAGCATAATCAATCTCAGATTCAGAAAAAACCTCAGAACGGACTGTGACTGCAACAGAATTACTACCCAACGCCTCATAAGCAAGGCTAGCCACAACCGAACTATCAACACCACCAGAAAAAGCTACGACTACACCACCCCTACCTCGAAACTCACCTAAAATCTCGTCCATAACCATAGATGTATCGAACATAA belongs to Methanonatronarchaeum sp. AMET-Sl and includes:
- a CDS encoding O-acetylhomoserine aminocarboxypropyltransferase/cysteine synthase is translated as MPKKQKKYQIETKAIHSGKEASQPGRSSSIPIHPTVAYNFENSEQAADLFAMKPPEFPGQIYSRFTNPTYEAFEQRMTELENGLLAASTASGMAANTLSLLTFLETGDKILATNTLYGGTVTLFDITLPKKFNINVEWTEPEPQKIQQKIDKDTKAIFAETIGNPKLNVLDIEKTAKIAEENNIPLIIDNTFATPYLCKPIDWGSHIVTHSATKWIGGHGTVLGGIVIDSGNFNWPEGNYPAITDTDPGYRGGLNFWNEYKEKAYITKLKGRYLRDFGSCISPFNAFLLLQGLETLHLRMERHSENAQATAEYLQDHPKVEWVAYPGLKNHPTHKQAKKYLQNGYGGMIGFGIKGGAESGKKFIESLELFSHLANVGDAKSLAIHPWSTTHSQLTPEQRKAGGVTEDFIRLSIGIENQNDIIEDISNALKEA
- the larE gene encoding ATP-dependent sacrificial sulfur transferase LarE, whose product is MFDTSMVMDEILGEFRGRGGVVVAFSGGVDSSVVASLAYEALGSNSVAVTVRSEVFSESEIDYAVEVAEEIGIKHKVIDLDLLELPEFRDNPVNRCYLCKKEMMDVLFEVASDLGFESVADGTTATDFDKERPGAEALEEFGVFTPLADQGLNKDQVRILASELGLPNSDRPSMSCLATRIPYGEEIDVERLERIEEAEVFLKEIGFEQVRVRDHNGIARVEVSRENRGLDVEVMDEIDDRLKEIGFDYVTLDMAGYRSGSMDKLVR